The Phalacrocorax carbo chromosome 23, bPhaCar2.1, whole genome shotgun sequence genome includes a window with the following:
- the CDK18 gene encoding cyclin-dependent kinase 18 isoform X2: MNKMKNFKRRFSLSVPRTETIEESLTEFTEQFNQLNNRRNEDLAQGHLQLGHLGRDFRADTSPISPPEAESQSPMAVRYRNNNQRRFSMEDVSKRLSLPMDIRLPPEFLQKLQMESPEFPKPLSRMSRRASLSDIGFGKLETYVKLDKLGEGTYATVFKGRSKLTENLVALKEIRLEHEEGAPCTAIREVSLLKNLKHANIVTLHDIIHTERSLTLVFEYLDNDLKQYLDNCGNLMSVHNVKIFMFQLLRGLAYCHGRKILHRDLKPQNLLINERGELKLADFGLARAKSVPTKTYSNEVVTLWYRPPDVLLGSTEYSTPIDLWGVGCIHYEMVTGRPMFPGSTVKEELHLIFRLLGTPTEDTWPGITSNEEFKAYNFTQYRAQPLINHAPRLDSEGIDLLMNLLLYEAKGRISAEAALRHAYFKSLGERVHLLPDNVSIFSLKEIQLQKDPGYRGSAFQQSARGKNRRQSIF; the protein is encoded by the exons ATGAACAAGATGAAAAATTTCAAGCGGAGGTTTTCCCTCTCGGTTCCTCGGACGGAGACCATCGAGGAGTCTCTGACGGAGTTCACGGAGCAGTTCAACCAGCTCAACAACCGGAGGAATGAAG ACCTGGCCCAAGGGCACCTGCAGCTGGGACACCTGGGCAGGGACTTCCGAGCAGACACcagccccatctcccccccagAGGCAGAAAGCCAGTCCCCGATGGCCGTGCGCTACCGCAACAACAACCAGCGCCGCTTCTCCATGGAG GATGTCAGCAAGCGTCTCTCCCTGCCCATGGACATCCGCCTGCCCCCGGAGTTCTTGCAGAAGCTGCAGATGGAGAGCCCGGAGTTCCCCAAGCCCCTCAGCAGGATGTCCCGACGGGCTTCCCTC TCAGATATTGGGTTTGGGAAGCTGGAAACCTATGTTAAACTGGACAAACTGGGAGAG GGTACTTACGCCACCGTCTTCAAGGGACGCAGCAAGCTGACCGAAAACCTCGTTGCCCTGAAGGAAATCCGCCTGGAGCACGAGGAAGGGGCACCTTGCACGGCCATACGGGAGG TGTCACTGCTGAAGAACCTGAAACATGCCAACATCGTGACCCTGCACGACATCATCCACACGGAGCGCTCCCTCACCCTCGTCTTCGAGTACCtg GACAACGACCTCAAACAGTACCTCGATAACTGTGGGAACCTGATGAGCGTGCACAACGTGAAG aTATTCATGTTCCAGCTGCTGCGTGGTCTGGCTTACTGTCATGGGAGAAAGATCTTGCACCGAGACCTGAAACCCCAGAACCTGCTCATCAATGAGAGAGGAGAGCTCAAGCTGGCTGACTTCG GACTAGCCAGAGCCAAGTCAGTCCCTACGAAAACGTATTCCAATGAGGTGGTTACCCTGTGGTACCGGCCCCCCGATGTCCTGCTGGGATCTACCGAGTATTCCACACCTATCGACCTGTG GGGTGTTGGGTGCATCCACTACGAGATGGTCACCGGACGGCCCATGTTCCCCGGCTCCACGGTGAAAGAAGAGCTGCATTTGATCTTCAGGCTGCTGG gAACCCCGACAGAAGACACCTGGCCTGGAATAACATCCAACGAGGAGTTTAAGGCTTACAATTTCACACAGTACCGAGCCCAGCCGTTAATAAATCACGCCCCAAG GCTGGACTCAGAAGGCATTGACTTGCTGATGAACCTCCTTCTG TACGAAGCCAAAGGCCGGATTTCGGCGGAGGCAGCCCTGCGGCACGCTTACTTCAAGAGCCTGGGAGAGCGGGTGCATCTGCTGCCTGACA ATGTCTCCATCTTCTCCCTGAAGGAGATCCAGCTTCAAAAGGACCCTGGCTACCGAGGTTCAGCCTTTCAGCAGTCAG cCCGAGGGAAGAACAGGAGGCAGAGTATATTTTAA
- the CDK18 gene encoding cyclin-dependent kinase 18 isoform X1: MRTLEGPKSLPLPVRSSLGSSCGFSLPLLCAGAWEGAHELAKTDLLLAGGEGCLAHGLRWALPSLAPQGKMNKMKNFKRRFSLSVPRTETIEESLTEFTEQFNQLNNRRNEDLAQGHLQLGHLGRDFRADTSPISPPEAESQSPMAVRYRNNNQRRFSMEDVSKRLSLPMDIRLPPEFLQKLQMESPEFPKPLSRMSRRASLSDIGFGKLETYVKLDKLGEGTYATVFKGRSKLTENLVALKEIRLEHEEGAPCTAIREVSLLKNLKHANIVTLHDIIHTERSLTLVFEYLDNDLKQYLDNCGNLMSVHNVKIFMFQLLRGLAYCHGRKILHRDLKPQNLLINERGELKLADFGLARAKSVPTKTYSNEVVTLWYRPPDVLLGSTEYSTPIDLWGVGCIHYEMVTGRPMFPGSTVKEELHLIFRLLGTPTEDTWPGITSNEEFKAYNFTQYRAQPLINHAPRLDSEGIDLLMNLLLYEAKGRISAEAALRHAYFKSLGERVHLLPDNVSIFSLKEIQLQKDPGYRGSAFQQSARGKNRRQSIF, from the exons ATGCGCACCTTGGAGGGGCCGAAATCTCTCCCATTGCCTGTGCGCAGCAGTCTTGGCAGCTCGTGCGGcttctccctgcccctcctctgcGCTGGAGCTTGGGAAGGAGCACACGAGCTGGCCAAaacagacctgctgctggccggTGGTGAGGGCTGCTTGGCACATGGGCTACGCTG GGCTCTGCCATCCCTTGCACCACAAGGTAAAATGAACAAGATGAAAAATTTCAAGCGGAGGTTTTCCCTCTCGGTTCCTCGGACGGAGACCATCGAGGAGTCTCTGACGGAGTTCACGGAGCAGTTCAACCAGCTCAACAACCGGAGGAATGAAG ACCTGGCCCAAGGGCACCTGCAGCTGGGACACCTGGGCAGGGACTTCCGAGCAGACACcagccccatctcccccccagAGGCAGAAAGCCAGTCCCCGATGGCCGTGCGCTACCGCAACAACAACCAGCGCCGCTTCTCCATGGAG GATGTCAGCAAGCGTCTCTCCCTGCCCATGGACATCCGCCTGCCCCCGGAGTTCTTGCAGAAGCTGCAGATGGAGAGCCCGGAGTTCCCCAAGCCCCTCAGCAGGATGTCCCGACGGGCTTCCCTC TCAGATATTGGGTTTGGGAAGCTGGAAACCTATGTTAAACTGGACAAACTGGGAGAG GGTACTTACGCCACCGTCTTCAAGGGACGCAGCAAGCTGACCGAAAACCTCGTTGCCCTGAAGGAAATCCGCCTGGAGCACGAGGAAGGGGCACCTTGCACGGCCATACGGGAGG TGTCACTGCTGAAGAACCTGAAACATGCCAACATCGTGACCCTGCACGACATCATCCACACGGAGCGCTCCCTCACCCTCGTCTTCGAGTACCtg GACAACGACCTCAAACAGTACCTCGATAACTGTGGGAACCTGATGAGCGTGCACAACGTGAAG aTATTCATGTTCCAGCTGCTGCGTGGTCTGGCTTACTGTCATGGGAGAAAGATCTTGCACCGAGACCTGAAACCCCAGAACCTGCTCATCAATGAGAGAGGAGAGCTCAAGCTGGCTGACTTCG GACTAGCCAGAGCCAAGTCAGTCCCTACGAAAACGTATTCCAATGAGGTGGTTACCCTGTGGTACCGGCCCCCCGATGTCCTGCTGGGATCTACCGAGTATTCCACACCTATCGACCTGTG GGGTGTTGGGTGCATCCACTACGAGATGGTCACCGGACGGCCCATGTTCCCCGGCTCCACGGTGAAAGAAGAGCTGCATTTGATCTTCAGGCTGCTGG gAACCCCGACAGAAGACACCTGGCCTGGAATAACATCCAACGAGGAGTTTAAGGCTTACAATTTCACACAGTACCGAGCCCAGCCGTTAATAAATCACGCCCCAAG GCTGGACTCAGAAGGCATTGACTTGCTGATGAACCTCCTTCTG TACGAAGCCAAAGGCCGGATTTCGGCGGAGGCAGCCCTGCGGCACGCTTACTTCAAGAGCCTGGGAGAGCGGGTGCATCTGCTGCCTGACA ATGTCTCCATCTTCTCCCTGAAGGAGATCCAGCTTCAAAAGGACCCTGGCTACCGAGGTTCAGCCTTTCAGCAGTCAG cCCGAGGGAAGAACAGGAGGCAGAGTATATTTTAA